From the Plasmodium vivax chromosome 5, whole genome shotgun sequence genome, one window contains:
- a CDS encoding WD domain, G-beta repeat domain containing protein (encoded by transcript PVX_089605A) — protein MDGELDVDEEAYDMLFSPVTPWPCLSLDFVLSRPGGGQPPVGEAKKKGRDKGGRFPLAYPLQITCVAGSQAATGSQNEIYLLRWDNLNRLGGGEESGEESSEESGNSGQSDDGNHLGGHGEKKQTGAPPPRLARKKEHVVCKAIKHPHGGLNRIKTCKKINSLIATWCEDGNVYVYEMSEEIRHLDERPYHEELVKKPLHVFEGHTTEGFSLDWNPVHAAKLLSGDNEGNLFLWLPDNEVKWTYERLSIESGTQQKGDRSDGKAKGRKKHTIEDVQWSKGGNGFGHVFAMCSSDRSVSIIDTRDLKKDNQKREGRNGTHLHIADAHAADVNVLSWNENVPFLIASGGDDSIVKIWDIRNASNPVAELKFHKQPISAVSWDHSDTYVVLAASLDNSISIWDLSVETESLEFGLTKHPDQLLFEHLNQKFITDAKFHPLHPGLVVSTSSNKFNIFKPCNV, from the coding sequence ATGGATGGCGAGCTGGACGTGGACGAAGAGGCGTACGACATGCTGTTCAGCCCGGTGACGCCGTGGCCCTGCCTGTCGCTGGACTTCGTGCTGAGCAGGCCGGGTGGGGGCCAGCCCCCGGTAGGGGAGGCCAAGAAGAAGGGGCGCGACAAGGGGGGGCGCTTCCCCCTGGCGTACCCGCTGCAGATCACCTGCGTGGCGGGGAGCCAAGCGGCCACGGGGAGCCAAAACGAGATCTACCTCCTCCGGTGGGACAACCTGAACAGGCTAGGGGGCGGCGAGGAGAGCGGCGAGGAGAGCAGCGAGGAGAGCGGCAATAGCGGCCAGAGTGACGATGGCAACCACCTCGGCGGTcatggggagaagaagcaaacgggAGCGCCCCCGCCCCGCTTAGCTCGCAAGAAAGAACACGTCGTGTGCAAAGCCATCAAGCACCCGCACGGAGGACTCAACAGAATAAAGacgtgcaaaaaaataaactctCTCATCGCCACCTGGTGCGAAGACGGcaatgtgtatgtatatgagATGTCAGAAGAGATAAGGCACCTAGATGAGAGACCCTACCATGAGGAGCTCGTGAAGAAGCCCCTGCACGTGTTTGAGGGGCACACCACAGAAGGATTCAGTTTGGACTGGAACCCCGTCCATGCGGCCAAGCTGCTAAGTGGAGACAACGAAGGGAACTTATTTCTGTGGCTGCCGGATAATGAGGTGAAGTGGACTTACGAACGGTTGAGCATCGAGAGTGGCACTCAACAGAAAGGAGACAGAAGTGATGGGAaggcaaaaggaagaaagaaacaCACCATAGAGGATGTCCAGTGGAGCAAAGGAGGAAACGGGTTCGGCCACGTGTTCGCCATGTGCTCCTCTGACAGAAGTGTAAGCATAATAGATACAcgagatttaaaaaaggataatCAAAAAAGAGAGGGAAGGAACGGCACGCACCTACACATAGCAGATGCTCATGCGGCCGATGTTAATGTGCTGTCCTGGAATGAAAACGTTCCCTTTTTGATTGCATCTGGGGGGGATGACTccattgtaaaaatatgggACATAAGGAACGCTTCCAATCCGGTAGCTGAATTAAAGTTTCATAAGCAACCCATTTCGGCTGTCTCCTGGGATCACAGTGATACCTACGTGGTGCTCGCGGCCAGTTTGGATAATTCGATTTCCATTTGGGACCTCTCCGTGGAGACTGAGTCGTTAGAGTTTGGCTTGACCAAGCACCCCGACCAGCTCCTCTTCGAGCACCTCAACCAGAAGTTCATCACGGACGCCAAGTTCCACCCCCTCCACCCGGGCCTCGTCGTCTCCACCTCCAGCAACAAATTTAACATCTTCAAGCCCTGCAATGTGTag